A stretch of Flavobacterium sp. N2270 DNA encodes these proteins:
- the mtgA gene encoding monofunctional biosynthetic peptidoglycan transglycosylase, producing the protein MAVAKKIKKKSSPKTSKKSPGKRILFFFFKMFLWFFGISLFFVILFKFVPVPFTPLMAIRAFEQNSENKEMVCSHDWVALEHISPNLQKAVISSEDGLFLEHNGFDFKSMQKAFESNQKGKKLKGGSTISQQTAKNVFLWQGRSYLRKGLEAYFTVLIELIWGKERIMEVYLNSIEMGDGVYGAQAAAKHWYKKEAKNLTKYEAAGIAAILPNPRRFKATNSSSYINKRKAKISKYIGYVKLDY; encoded by the coding sequence ATGGCAGTAGCAAAAAAAATAAAGAAAAAAAGTTCTCCAAAAACTTCTAAAAAAAGTCCAGGAAAAAGAATTTTATTTTTCTTCTTTAAAATGTTTTTATGGTTTTTTGGGATCAGTTTATTTTTTGTGATTCTATTTAAATTTGTACCTGTACCATTTACACCATTAATGGCAATTAGAGCTTTTGAACAAAATTCTGAAAATAAAGAAATGGTTTGTTCTCATGATTGGGTAGCGTTAGAACACATTTCTCCTAACCTTCAAAAAGCAGTTATTTCAAGTGAAGACGGTTTGTTTTTAGAACACAATGGATTCGATTTTAAATCCATGCAAAAAGCATTTGAAAGCAATCAAAAAGGTAAAAAACTAAAAGGCGGAAGTACCATTTCTCAACAAACAGCTAAAAACGTTTTCCTTTGGCAAGGAAGAAGTTATTTACGAAAAGGTTTAGAAGCTTATTTCACCGTGCTTATTGAATTAATTTGGGGTAAAGAACGCATCATGGAAGTGTATTTAAATAGTATTGAAATGGGTGATGGTGTTTATGGTGCTCAAGCTGCGGCTAAACATTGGTATAAAAAAGAAGCTAAAAATTTGACTAAATATGAAGCTGCAGGAATAGCTGCAATTTTACCAAATCCAAGAAGGTTTAAAGCAACAAATTCATCATCATATATTAATAAACGCAAAGCAAAAATTAGCAAATATATTGGTTACGTGAAATTAGATTATTAG